A stretch of Desulfurivibrio alkaliphilus AHT 2 DNA encodes these proteins:
- the treZ gene encoding malto-oligosyltrehalose trehalohydrolase, translating into MMQRCYDTPFGAACLPGGGVRFRLWAPAAKKVELCRLAGPTTAAAHSEEMFNLHSAWWRESIAGGDLVEVAVMQTVGEGWFELVAPRAAAGDFYCYQIDGDLLVPDPASRCQPGGVHGPSLVIDPAAWPWQDRQWPGRPWEEAVLYELHVGCFTPEGTWAAVEPRLDYLAELGVTALSLMPLATFPGQRNWGYDGVLPFAPASPYGEPAALKSLVQSAHARGLMVLLDVVYNHFGPEGNYLHAYAPQFFTRRHRTPWGEAINFDGRESHWVRRFFIDNALYWLLEYNFDGLRLDAVHAIYDDSQPHFLQELAAEVARCCEPPAVDDKSASYRPRHLILENDANQARFLAPAAARSPLAAPPGERSPCHYTAQWNDDWHHAAHVLLTGEKEGYYVDYADQPLAHLGRCLSEGFAYQGEPSPFRVGLRRGEPSRALPATALVNFLQNHDQIGNRALGERLTALAPPAPLRALTAILLLAPSPPLLFMGQEWGAATPFLFFADFGPELAQQVTEGRRHEFAAFPAFATPEQQHLIPDPADPATFTASKLAWEEQQNPDHQAWLTLHRNLLALRHREIIPLLPHLAPGAAEYKIFGASALQVSWPLVGKQNLLVLQANLGDVTAGVPEMAGRQLFNLADCGEPGRLPTWSVCWLVV; encoded by the coding sequence ATGATGCAGCGCTGTTATGACACGCCTTTTGGCGCCGCCTGCTTGCCCGGCGGCGGGGTGCGTTTCCGGCTTTGGGCGCCGGCGGCGAAGAAGGTGGAACTGTGCCGTTTGGCCGGTCCGACAACCGCCGCCGCCCACTCGGAAGAGATGTTTAATTTGCACTCGGCCTGGTGGCGGGAAAGTATTGCGGGTGGCGATTTGGTGGAGGTTGCCGTGATGCAGACGGTAGGGGAGGGCTGGTTCGAGCTGGTTGCCCCCCGGGCTGCCGCCGGTGATTTTTACTGTTACCAGATCGACGGCGATTTGCTGGTGCCGGACCCGGCCTCCCGCTGCCAGCCCGGCGGGGTGCACGGCCCCAGCCTGGTAATCGATCCCGCCGCCTGGCCCTGGCAGGACCGGCAGTGGCCGGGGCGGCCCTGGGAAGAGGCGGTGCTGTATGAGCTGCATGTGGGCTGCTTTACCCCCGAAGGTACTTGGGCCGCGGTTGAACCACGGCTGGATTACCTGGCCGAACTGGGGGTTACCGCCCTCTCCCTGATGCCCCTGGCCACTTTCCCGGGACAGCGCAACTGGGGTTACGACGGGGTATTGCCCTTTGCCCCGGCTTCCCCCTACGGCGAGCCGGCCGCCTTGAAAAGCCTGGTGCAAAGCGCCCATGCCCGGGGGCTGATGGTCCTGCTGGATGTGGTCTACAACCATTTCGGTCCCGAAGGCAACTATCTGCACGCCTACGCCCCGCAATTCTTCACCCGGCGACACCGGACCCCTTGGGGAGAGGCCATCAACTTCGACGGTCGGGAAAGCCACTGGGTTCGCCGTTTTTTCATCGACAACGCCCTTTACTGGCTTCTGGAATACAATTTCGACGGCCTGCGGCTGGACGCGGTGCACGCCATCTACGATGATTCCCAGCCCCATTTTTTACAGGAACTGGCCGCCGAAGTTGCGCGATGTTGCGAACCGCCGGCGGTTGACGATAAATCGGCAAGCTACCGCCCCCGGCACCTGATCCTGGAAAACGACGCCAACCAGGCCCGTTTCCTGGCCCCGGCGGCGGCCCGATCACCGCTTGCGGCGCCCCCTGGTGAGCGTTCCCCCTGCCATTACACCGCCCAGTGGAACGACGACTGGCACCACGCCGCCCATGTTTTGCTAACCGGCGAAAAGGAAGGCTATTACGTCGATTATGCCGACCAACCCCTGGCCCACCTGGGCCGTTGCCTCAGCGAGGGGTTTGCCTACCAGGGCGAACCATCCCCCTTTCGCGTCGGCCTCCGCCGAGGCGAGCCCAGCCGGGCGCTGCCGGCCACCGCCCTGGTAAATTTTCTCCAGAACCACGACCAGATCGGCAACCGCGCCCTGGGCGAGCGGCTAACCGCACTGGCCCCGCCGGCCCCCCTGCGCGCCCTGACCGCCATCCTGCTGCTTGCCCCCTCCCCCCCCTTGCTCTTCATGGGCCAGGAGTGGGGCGCTGCCACTCCCTTCCTCTTCTTTGCCGATTTCGGCCCCGAGCTGGCCCAACAGGTCACCGAAGGCCGCCGCCACGAGTTCGCCGCCTTCCCGGCCTTCGCCACCCCGGAACAACAGCACTTAATTCCCGACCCCGCCGACCCCGCCACCTTCACCGCCAGTAAACTGGCCTGGGAAGAACAGCAAAACCCGGACCACCAGGCCTGGCTAACCCTGCACCGCAACCTGCTGGCCCTGCGCCACCGGGAAATCATCCCTTTACTGCCGCACCTGGCCCCCGGCGCCGCCGAATATAAAATTTTTGGTGCTTCAGCTCTGCAGGTAAGCTGGCCGCTGGTGGGGAAGCAAAACCTGTTGGTGCTGCAGGCCAATCTGGGCGACGTCACGGCGGGAGTCCCGGAGATGGCTGGCAGGCAGTTGTTCAACCTGGCAGACTGCGGCGAGCCGGGCCGCCTCCCCACTTGGTCGGTGTGCTGGTTGGTGGTTTAG
- a CDS encoding Lcl domain-containing protein codes for MACLLRPINQSASSYADHLKSALLLLLLILSLAGCSGGGGGGSTKKYTVSATAGDGGSISPGSQSVARGTTASFTVTHESGYSIDSVSGCGGSLSGNIYTTGAISAACTVTATFAPGGPAPAPAPAPAPDPAPAPAPALAAPEDVVATAGYRLGLGTIEISWSAVTNATGYRVYWGEESGVHPETATVTETSHQLTNLTPDQTYYLVVAATAPGGTGPASVEVSATPETPVVTQNILNDTGIYWWADGSTNFLEEPQADYPGQDADFGRDAEAREGALAKVGGGAAGFDFTRLGANGEPLAIQDATWSDAGDEASGTRWSCVRDNRTGLIWEIKVNDASHLRHKGHTYTWYNSDGTVNGGSTGTANGGSCIDEANCDTEKFIAAVNSTGLCGADDWRLPNRQELMSIVHNGRYSPAIDPDYFPNTPLIWLWSSSTRAKAAGDHDNAWKVEFKNGDVYWDNKGSDLGVRLVRAGQ; via the coding sequence ATGGCTTGTCTTTTGCGACCAATCAATCAATCGGCATCGTCTTATGCTGACCACCTGAAAAGCGCTCTGCTGCTGCTGCTGCTGATTCTGTCCCTGGCTGGCTGCAGTGGCGGTGGCGGTGGCGGCTCCACCAAAAAATATACGGTTAGCGCCACGGCCGGCGACGGGGGGAGCATCAGCCCGGGCAGCCAGAGCGTGGCGCGTGGTACCACCGCCAGTTTCACCGTTACCCACGAGAGTGGCTACAGTATCGACTCGGTAAGTGGTTGCGGTGGTAGCCTGAGCGGCAACATCTACACCACCGGGGCGATCAGTGCAGCCTGCACGGTAACAGCCACTTTTGCGCCCGGCGGCCCGGCACCCGCTCCGGCACCCGCTCCTGCACCCGACCCGGCACCCGCTCCTGCACCCGCCCTGGCGGCGCCGGAAGATGTGGTGGCCACCGCCGGTTACAGGCTGGGCCTGGGTACCATCGAGATTTCCTGGTCGGCGGTTACCAATGCCACCGGCTACCGGGTTTACTGGGGAGAAGAATCCGGCGTCCATCCCGAGACTGCCACGGTCACCGAGACTTCCCATCAGCTCACCAATCTGACCCCAGACCAGACCTATTACCTGGTGGTGGCCGCCACCGCCCCAGGTGGCACCGGCCCGGCCAGCGTCGAGGTCTCCGCCACCCCGGAAACCCCGGTCGTTACCCAGAACATCCTCAACGACACCGGGATCTACTGGTGGGCGGATGGCAGCACAAATTTCCTGGAAGAGCCGCAGGCCGACTACCCTGGCCAGGATGCCGACTTCGGTCGCGACGCCGAAGCCCGCGAGGGGGCGCTGGCCAAGGTGGGCGGCGGGGCCGCCGGCTTCGATTTCACCCGGCTGGGGGCGAATGGCGAACCCCTGGCCATCCAGGATGCCACCTGGTCCGATGCCGGCGACGAGGCCTCCGGCACCCGCTGGTCATGTGTCCGCGACAACCGCACCGGCCTGATCTGGGAAATCAAGGTCAACGACGCCAGCCACCTGCGCCATAAGGGCCACACTTACACCTGGTACAACTCAGACGGGACCGTCAACGGCGGCAGTACCGGCACCGCCAATGGCGGCTCCTGCATTGACGAGGCCAACTGCGACACAGAAAAATTCATCGCCGCGGTCAATAGCACCGGCCTCTGCGGGGCCGACGACTGGCGGCTGCCGAACCGGCAGGAACTGATGTCGATTGTTCATAACGGCCGCTACTCTCCGGCCATTGATCCCGACTATTTCCCCAACACGCCTTTGATCTGGCTCTGGTCGTCTTCGACCCGCGCCAAAGCGGCCGGCGACCACGACAACGCGTGGAAAGTCGAATTCAAAAACGGCGATGTCTACTGGGACAACAAGGGCTCCGACCTCGGGGTTCGGTTGGTGCGCGCGGGACAGTGA
- a CDS encoding DUF1566 domain-containing protein encodes MKRKMVLLFALILIAPPATWAGAVANCTDENSAVTTTPTADFHDNEDGTVTHKPTGLVWMRCSLGQSWDSNAGICADTANSYNWQQALAAAQSLNSEGYAGQSDWRLPNKNELASIVEERCWSPAINFVIFPNTPAAGFWSSSPDAEPSSDGWYRSGWGVNFDDGSVIWNFKAASGKVRLVRSEP; translated from the coding sequence ATGAAGCGAAAGATGGTTTTGCTTTTTGCCCTGATCCTGATTGCCCCGCCGGCCACCTGGGCGGGGGCGGTGGCTAACTGCACCGATGAAAACAGTGCGGTGACCACCACGCCCACTGCAGATTTCCACGATAACGAAGATGGCACAGTGACCCACAAACCCACCGGCCTGGTCTGGATGCGTTGCAGCCTGGGCCAGAGTTGGGACAGCAACGCGGGCATCTGTGCCGATACCGCTAACAGTTACAACTGGCAGCAAGCCCTGGCAGCCGCCCAGAGCCTGAACAGCGAAGGATACGCCGGTCAGAGCGACTGGCGGCTGCCCAACAAGAACGAACTGGCCTCCATTGTCGAGGAGCGCTGCTGGTCTCCGGCCATTAATTTCGTTATTTTTCCCAACACCCCTGCAGCCGGGTTTTGGTCGTCTTCGCCAGACGCCGAGCCGTCCAGCGACGGCTGGTACAGGAGCGGCTGGGGGGTCAACTTCGACGACGGCAGTGTCATCTGGAACTTTAAGGCCGCCAGCGGCAAAGTCCGGTTGGTGCGTTCGGAACCGTGA